One window of the Zea mays cultivar B73 chromosome 3, Zm-B73-REFERENCE-NAM-5.0, whole genome shotgun sequence genome contains the following:
- the LOC100283509 gene encoding glycosyltransferase family 28 C-terminal domain containing protein: MPATAAQPGATPRSAIRFLRLRSTQTSNLAIPTRTAAPPHARLRCHLSRSSDSTPPSPPTTPDPDPDPDPDPESESESEDTLRFAFACGGAGAGGRVYSAIALADELHASLPSSRSLIIGAPAPSLESSAAAAASYPFAPVPLHCLPRGILAAALHLRRFRPHVLVATGGAPALQACLAALMLRLPFVIQDQDASPAPATRLLAPFARRIFLAFNAPVRLLPKRRCAVYGNPIRMSILKCRASKTEALARFFPRAGLLGEHEAQVVLVLGGAEGSPEINVAVLNVYYELLRRNKDRYIIWQTGTETFCEMESLVKGHRRLFLTPFLHELEMAYAACDVVISRAGAMTCTEILATGKPSILIPLPTILDHHQTRNAYIMADIMGAMVITEDELDSSSLTSAVDEIFGDEKLMADMSQKALTAARPNASADIIRHICSLIGSTYPS; encoded by the exons ATGCCGGCCACCGCCGCCCAGCCAGGTGCAACCCCTCGGTCCGCAATCCGCTTCCTCCGCCTCCGCAGCACCCAAACCTCAAACCTCGCCATCCCCACGCGCACTGCTGCGCCCCCGCACGCGCGCCTCCGCTGCCACCTTTCCCGCTCCAGTGATTCCACTCCACCCTcaccccccaccacccccgaccccgaccccgaccccgacccTGACCCTGAATCCGAatccgaatccgaagataccctACGCTTCGCCTTCGCGTGTGGTGGCGCGGGCGCCGGTGGTCGCGTTTACTCCGCCATCGCGCTCGCCGACGAGCTTCacgcctcgctgccgtcctctcgTTCCCTCATTATCGGTGCGCCCGCCCCGTCCTTAGAGTCCTCAGCTGCCGCCGCGGCCTCGTACCCGTTCGCCCCCGTCCCACTGCACTGCCTCCCGCGCGGGATCCTCGCCGCGGCGCTGCACCTCCGCCGATTCCGCCCGCACGTCCTTGTTGCTACAGGAGGCGCTCCCGCGCTACAGGCCTGCCTCGCGGCGCTCATGCTCCGCCTCCCCTTCGTGATCCAGGACCAGGACGCCTCTCCGGCTCCCGCCACACGCCTACTCGCTCCCTTCGCCCGCCGCATTTTCCTCGCCTTCAATGCTCCCGTGCGGCTCCTCCCCAAACGCAGGTGCGCGGTCTACGGGAACCCCATCCGCATGTCCATCCTCAAGTGCAGAGCATCCAAGACTGAGGCCTTGGCGCGCTTCTTCCCGAGAGCGGGGTTATTGGGCGAACACGAGGCCCAGGTCGTGCTCGTGCTTGGGGGAGCGGAGGGGTCGCCGGAGATCAATGTGGCGGTGCTCAACGTCTACTACGAGTTGCTGAGGAGGAATAAGGATCGGTACATTATATGGCAGACGGGGACGGAGACTTTCTGCGAGATGGAGAGCCTCGTCAAAGGCCATCGCCGGCTTTTTCTTACCCC GTTCTTGCATGAACTGGAAATGGCATATGCTGCCTGTGATGTTGTAATTTCTCGAGCTGGTGCCATGACGTGCACCGAGATATTGGCCACTGGGAAACCATCAATTCTG ATACCATTGCCAACAATTCTGGACCATCACCAAACGAGAAATGCATATATCATGGCTGATATCATGGGAGCAATGGTCATCACTGAAGATGAACTTGATTCTAGCAGTCTCACATCTGCAGTTGATGAAATTTTTG GTGATGAAAAATTGATGGCAGACATGTCTCAGAAGGCACTAACTGCAGCCCGACCAAATGCTTCAGCTGATATAATCCGCCACATATGTTCATTGATTGGTTCAACCTACCCATCATGA